One Nodosilinea sp. FACHB-141 DNA segment encodes these proteins:
- the rnhA gene encoding ribonuclease HI — MAIIQRIYTDGACSGNPGPGGWGTVLYLVDGGVHEIGGGESPTTNNRMEMQAAIAGLTLLRNSGQTETVTIHTDSEYVLKGITQWIAGWKRRGWVNSAKKPVLNRDLWEALDSVTTEVNQTLDRPLQWIYVRGHSGDPGNERCDTIARAYAAKRAIALTTAALS, encoded by the coding sequence ATGGCAATCATTCAGCGAATTTACACCGACGGTGCCTGCTCCGGTAATCCTGGCCCCGGCGGCTGGGGTACGGTGCTGTATCTGGTCGATGGCGGTGTTCACGAGATCGGCGGCGGCGAATCTCCCACCACCAACAACCGCATGGAAATGCAGGCGGCGATCGCTGGGCTGACCCTGCTGCGCAACAGCGGCCAAACCGAGACCGTCACCATTCACACCGACAGCGAGTACGTGCTCAAGGGCATTACCCAGTGGATCGCTGGCTGGAAGCGGCGCGGTTGGGTGAACTCAGCCAAAAAGCCTGTGCTTAACCGCGATCTGTGGGAGGCCCTAGACAGCGTCACCACCGAGGTGAACCAGACCCTCGATCGCCCCTTGCAGTGGATCTACGTGCGCGGCCACTCCGGCGACCCCGGCAACGAGCGCTGCGACACCATTGCCCGCGCTTATGCCGCTAAGCGTGCGATCGCCCTGACGACAGCAGCCCTTTCCTAG
- a CDS encoding DNA polymerase III subunit gamma/tau — translation MAYEPLHHKYRPQTFGALVGQDAIATTLTSALNQRRIAPAYLFCGPRGTGKTSSARILAKSLNCIAQDHPTPNPCGICETCRSITNGSALDFIEIDAASNTGVDNIRELIERAQFAPVQCRYKVYVVDECHMLSTAAFNALLKTLEEPPSNVVFILATTDPQRVLPTIISRCQRFDYRRIPLEPMIAHLRKIADQENIVINDEALRLVAQVSQGGLRDAQSLLDQLSLLAPPVEADAVWDLVGAVPERDLLALVQAILSDDGTAVLDGARKLMDRGREPLIVLQNLAGFYRDLLIAKTAGDRHDLVAITPPTWADMQTLVQPLDPTVLLLGQQHLRSAEGQVKNTTQPRLWLEVTLLGLLPSTLAGQAGRSVGAIAPLSAPRPTPQPAPPISPLSPVPAPPPEPSNLGTPPGSANGSLPKDEAIPVPAAASEPPPDNSQNTPPTDDATPAPNLGQLWLQVIAVLEPLGTRALMQQQGSLLFFDGVVARVGISSRPLFKMAQGRVENVEAAFQQVLNHKVQVSLEVLPDPKPEAPAPNISQAPGQKNITPPAPVVLSPPPPPVVSTPSAEASVELAATPEPALAADTSPAAPAPSSLPAIASDFDRAVKNFAHFFNGQVVDLDEDLSPGLDTTLLKPSEAAAKQPSHADKDVPF, via the coding sequence ATGGCCTATGAACCGCTGCACCATAAGTATCGCCCCCAGACCTTTGGCGCTCTGGTGGGGCAAGATGCGATCGCGACTACCCTCACCAGCGCCCTCAACCAGCGGCGCATTGCCCCTGCCTACCTGTTCTGCGGTCCTCGCGGCACGGGCAAAACCTCCAGCGCCCGCATTTTGGCGAAATCGCTCAACTGCATTGCCCAAGATCATCCCACCCCTAATCCCTGCGGCATCTGCGAAACCTGTCGCTCGATCACCAACGGCTCGGCCCTCGACTTCATCGAAATCGACGCCGCCAGCAACACCGGGGTCGACAACATCCGTGAGCTGATCGAGCGCGCTCAGTTTGCCCCGGTGCAGTGCCGGTACAAGGTTTACGTCGTGGACGAGTGCCACATGCTCAGCACGGCGGCGTTCAATGCTTTGCTCAAAACCCTGGAAGAGCCGCCCAGCAATGTGGTGTTTATCCTTGCGACCACCGACCCCCAGCGGGTGCTGCCGACGATCATCTCTCGCTGCCAGCGGTTTGACTATCGGCGCATTCCCCTAGAGCCGATGATCGCTCACCTGCGGAAGATTGCCGATCAGGAAAACATCGTTATCAATGACGAAGCCCTGCGGCTGGTGGCTCAGGTTTCTCAGGGGGGACTGCGCGATGCTCAAAGTTTGCTCGACCAGCTCAGTTTGCTAGCGCCTCCTGTGGAAGCCGATGCGGTGTGGGACCTGGTCGGGGCCGTACCTGAGCGCGATCTGCTAGCCCTGGTGCAGGCCATCCTCAGCGACGATGGCACCGCCGTGCTCGACGGTGCCCGCAAGCTGATGGATCGGGGTCGGGAACCGCTGATTGTGCTGCAAAACCTGGCTGGGTTCTACCGCGATCTGCTGATTGCGAAGACGGCGGGTGATCGCCACGACCTAGTCGCCATCACGCCCCCCACCTGGGCCGACATGCAGACCCTAGTGCAACCGCTCGATCCAACGGTGCTGCTGTTGGGGCAACAGCACCTGCGCAGCGCCGAGGGACAGGTCAAAAACACCACCCAGCCTCGGCTGTGGCTAGAGGTGACGCTGCTGGGGCTGCTACCCTCGACGCTGGCCGGTCAGGCGGGTCGGTCGGTCGGAGCGATCGCACCTCTTTCAGCGCCCAGACCTACACCCCAGCCTGCACCACCGATTAGCCCCCTATCACCAGTACCTGCACCGCCGCCTGAGCCTTCAAACTTGGGTACACCGCCGGGGTCTGCCAATGGATCATTGCCAAAAGACGAAGCCATCCCCGTACCGGCTGCTGCCTCCGAGCCGCCCCCCGACAATAGCCAAAACACACCACCCACAGACGATGCCACCCCAGCTCCCAACTTAGGGCAGCTATGGCTTCAGGTGATAGCCGTACTAGAGCCCCTAGGCACCCGTGCCCTGATGCAGCAGCAGGGCAGCTTGCTATTCTTCGACGGTGTAGTGGCCCGAGTGGGCATTAGCTCTAGGCCACTGTTTAAGATGGCCCAGGGCCGAGTCGAGAATGTAGAAGCGGCCTTTCAGCAGGTGCTCAACCACAAAGTGCAGGTTTCCCTAGAGGTGTTGCCTGACCCAAAGCCTGAGGCCCCAGCCCCCAACATTTCCCAGGCGCCGGGGCAGAAAAATATCACCCCACCGGCTCCAGTTGTTCTCAGTCCCCCGCCCCCGCCCGTCGTCTCAACGCCCTCGGCAGAAGCGTCAGTAGAATTGGCCGCAACTCCTGAACCTGCTCTCGCGGCAGACACTAGTCCCGCTGCTCCTGCGCCATCATCACTGCCTGCCATTGCCAGTGACTTTGACCGAGCCGTGAAAAACTTTGCCCATTTCTTTAATGGGCAGGTGGTCGATTTGGACGAAGATCTGAGCCCTGGACTCGATACAACGCTGCTGAAGCCCTCTGAGGCGGCGGCTAAGCAGCCCTCCCATGCCGACAAAGACGTGCCGTTTTAG
- a CDS encoding phenylpyruvate tautomerase MIF-related protein, with the protein MPLIKVQTSVSSPDRAEVEGLLKELSASLANHLGKPESYVMTAFEADIPMTFGGTTDPVCYVEIKSVGTMGGAKTHAMSQEFCTQLETALGVPKNRTYIEFADAPGAMWGWNGGTFG; encoded by the coding sequence ATGCCTCTAATCAAAGTCCAGACATCCGTCTCCTCTCCCGACCGAGCCGAGGTTGAAGGGCTACTCAAGGAGCTTTCCGCCAGTCTGGCTAACCACCTGGGCAAGCCAGAATCTTACGTAATGACAGCTTTTGAAGCTGACATACCCATGACCTTTGGTGGCACCACAGACCCCGTGTGCTATGTCGAGATCAAAAGCGTGGGCACCATGGGCGGTGCCAAAACCCATGCTATGAGCCAGGAGTTTTGCACCCAGCTAGAGACTGCCCTGGGAGTGCCCAAAAATCGTACCTATATCGAGTTTGCTGATGCCCCCGGTGCCATGTGGGGCTGGAATGGCGGCACCTTTGGCTAA
- a CDS encoding flavin reductase family protein, whose protein sequence is MLDEQAKKTILRKIPHGLYICGVKDGDDLNGFTASWVMQASFQPPLVVNCVKNDSTSHAMVKSSGVFALSFLEAGQKELAQNFFKPLRRVGNKFEDVEFYPGPETGCPIIKDTLGYVECRVVGAVEHGDHTVFVGEVVGAAIHREGDPLLLESTGWNYGG, encoded by the coding sequence GTGCTAGACGAGCAAGCCAAGAAAACCATTTTGCGCAAGATTCCCCATGGACTCTACATCTGTGGCGTTAAAGATGGAGATGATCTCAACGGCTTCACGGCGAGCTGGGTGATGCAGGCCTCCTTCCAGCCCCCCCTGGTGGTAAACTGCGTCAAAAACGACTCCACCTCCCACGCCATGGTGAAATCCAGCGGCGTATTTGCCCTCAGCTTTCTAGAAGCTGGGCAGAAAGAGCTGGCCCAAAACTTCTTTAAGCCCCTGCGCCGGGTGGGCAACAAGTTTGAAGATGTCGAGTTTTACCCCGGTCCTGAAACCGGCTGCCCCATCATCAAAGACACCTTGGGCTACGTGGAATGTCGGGTGGTGGGCGCTGTAGAGCATGGCGACCACACGGTCTTTGTGGGCGAAGTAGTCGGTGCCGCAATTCACCGCGAAGGCGACCCCCTCCTGCTCGAAAGCACCGGCTGGAACTACGGCGGCTAA
- a CDS encoding peroxiredoxin has product MALQLGDQVPNFTQQTSEGEIDFYSWAGDSWVVLFSHPADYTPVCTTELGSVARLKPEFDKRNAKVIALSVDSADSHQGWIGDINETQGVNVNYPIIADDDKKVSDLYGMIHPNANAKVTVRSVFVIDPSKKLRLTITYPPSTGRNFAEILRVIDSLQLTDNYSVATPVDWKDGDDVVVSPTIPTEEAKQRFPKGVTEIKPYLRMTPQPNK; this is encoded by the coding sequence ATGGCGCTTCAACTTGGCGATCAGGTACCTAACTTCACCCAGCAGACCAGCGAGGGTGAGATTGACTTTTATAGCTGGGCTGGTGATAGCTGGGTAGTGCTATTTTCGCACCCCGCTGACTACACCCCCGTCTGCACCACTGAGTTGGGCAGCGTGGCTAGGCTCAAGCCCGAGTTTGACAAGCGCAACGCCAAAGTCATTGCCCTCAGCGTAGACAGCGCTGATTCCCACCAAGGCTGGATTGGCGACATTAACGAAACCCAGGGCGTAAATGTCAACTACCCCATCATTGCCGACGACGATAAAAAGGTCTCCGACCTTTACGGCATGATCCACCCCAACGCCAACGCAAAGGTGACCGTGCGCAGCGTGTTTGTCATTGACCCCAGCAAAAAGCTGCGACTGACCATTACCTATCCGCCGAGCACCGGACGCAACTTTGCTGAAATTTTGCGGGTGATTGACTCGCTACAGCTTACCGACAACTACAGCGTGGCCACTCCCGTCGACTGGAAAGACGGCGACGACGTAGTGGTATCTCCCACCATTCCCACCGAGGAAGCTAAGCAGCGCTTCCCCAAAGGCGTAACCGAAATTAAGCCCTACTTGCGCATGACTCCCCAACCCAACAAATAG
- a CDS encoding DUF6464 family protein has protein sequence MLVIILIFVVGLTPALVSAYLSVRADRDEKCGSNTSAMPTALGQSMLKLLDGNTDMHYVDGLGYMIGDITCDLNARSPYLRCAMNPMGPCDGCSAYAPKVFDRQF, from the coding sequence ATGCTCGTCATCATTTTGATTTTCGTTGTCGGTCTTACCCCAGCCCTGGTGTCAGCTTACTTAAGCGTGCGGGCTGACCGAGATGAAAAGTGCGGCAGCAACACTTCAGCTATGCCGACGGCCTTGGGCCAGAGCATGCTCAAGCTGCTCGATGGCAACACCGATATGCACTATGTCGATGGCCTGGGCTATATGATTGGCGACATCACTTGCGATCTAAATGCGCGATCGCCCTACCTGCGATGCGCTATGAATCCTATGGGTCCCTGCGACGGGTGCAGTGCCTATGCGCCTAAGGTTTTCGATCGCCAGTTCTAG
- a CDS encoding DUF3122 domain-containing protein, translating into MHHLWRALRLTVLALLLGCLLLLALAEPALASIHTYHEQPGQTTYRSRQSLRDQNDLAWQATVFKRYIEGTLQGTYLRLVGFPGRGITDHNRDLAIETGTSAQWQVPHQLDPQTQALPDSVAQYSIDAVLADLQRPIPLTLRVPLRGGGTAQLVAAPYVVEEWLQVYAMAEAVSMAD; encoded by the coding sequence ATGCATCACCTCTGGCGTGCCCTGCGGCTGACAGTTCTGGCCCTCCTGCTAGGCTGTTTGCTGCTGCTGGCGTTGGCTGAGCCAGCCCTAGCCTCTATTCACACCTATCACGAGCAGCCTGGGCAAACGACGTACCGTTCGCGCCAGAGCTTGCGTGACCAGAACGACCTAGCTTGGCAGGCTACGGTGTTCAAGCGTTACATCGAAGGTACTCTTCAAGGTACCTACCTACGTTTGGTGGGATTTCCGGGACGGGGAATCACGGATCACAACCGTGACCTAGCCATTGAAACCGGTACTAGTGCCCAATGGCAAGTGCCGCACCAGCTCGACCCTCAAACCCAAGCGCTGCCCGATAGCGTTGCCCAATACAGCATAGATGCCGTGTTGGCCGACCTTCAGCGCCCGATTCCGTTAACGCTGCGGGTGCCACTGCGGGGTGGAGGCACTGCCCAACTAGTTGCGGCTCCCTATGTGGTGGAAGAATGGCTGCAAGTCTACGCCATGGCTGAAGCTGTCAGTATGGCGGATTAG
- a CDS encoding tetratricopeptide repeat protein, whose translation MKLHYAILLLGLGLMIGATPGRGYAQAPAEPEVMEPEAAGPEEMDLEGLEPTPAELEAPEPEAAEPGLSAIGAYNQGVERYNSGDYDAALESFDLAIEKDPSLANAYLYRGLIYSEQGDYDRALIDLNQALDLDPSNANALFARGSIYYRQGESSQAQADFNTALELNPDSVEAYLYRGLIDSEQGRYDLAIEDFSTAIELTPDNPTAYVLRGFALEQENNYTAAVADFSKAIELNGDLPRAYMGRGVSYYHLGLFDAALSDLNEAVNRDPELARAYLNRGHVYFRQGRPGRALQDLDRALELNPELTEAYMSRGTVRASQGDLGGAQQDFAQVLQLNPDSAMAYKQKGDALLQAGDATAAIADYTEALFLDPAYAEAFKARGDARLSTGDVFGAIDDYSQALAAQPSYLEAYSARGSAYLQVNQPQDAYQDLTQAIVSASNSADPRLFYNRGVVRARLGDDAGARRDFEQAAQLFLQQGEAAGYRQTLNQMSQL comes from the coding sequence ATGAAACTGCATTACGCCATTTTGCTATTGGGTCTGGGCCTAATGATTGGGGCCACCCCTGGGAGGGGCTATGCCCAAGCTCCCGCTGAACCTGAAGTCATGGAACCTGAGGCAGCTGGCCCCGAGGAGATGGACCTCGAAGGCCTTGAGCCTACCCCAGCTGAGCTTGAAGCGCCCGAACCGGAGGCAGCTGAGCCCGGTCTATCGGCTATTGGTGCCTACAACCAGGGGGTGGAACGCTACAACAGCGGTGACTATGACGCTGCCCTCGAATCCTTTGACCTAGCGATCGAAAAGGATCCTAGTCTGGCCAACGCCTACCTCTACCGGGGCCTAATCTACTCTGAGCAGGGCGACTACGATCGCGCCCTCATCGACCTCAACCAGGCCCTCGACCTTGACCCTAGCAACGCTAACGCCCTCTTTGCCCGAGGCAGCATTTACTATCGCCAAGGAGAGTCTAGCCAGGCTCAGGCCGATTTCAACACCGCTCTAGAGCTCAACCCAGATTCTGTAGAAGCTTATCTCTACCGCGGTCTCATCGACAGCGAACAGGGTCGTTACGATCTCGCCATCGAAGATTTTTCCACCGCTATTGAGCTGACTCCCGACAATCCGACAGCCTACGTACTGCGGGGCTTTGCCCTAGAGCAGGAAAACAACTACACCGCAGCCGTTGCTGACTTTAGCAAGGCCATTGAGCTGAACGGCGATCTGCCGCGAGCCTATATGGGGCGCGGTGTGTCCTATTACCACCTAGGATTGTTTGACGCGGCCTTGAGCGACCTCAACGAGGCCGTCAACCGCGACCCTGAACTGGCCCGGGCCTACCTCAACCGTGGCCACGTCTATTTCCGCCAGGGCCGACCTGGGCGGGCTTTACAAGATTTGGATCGTGCCCTTGAGCTCAACCCCGAGCTGACTGAAGCCTACATGAGTCGGGGCACTGTTCGAGCCAGCCAGGGCGACTTGGGCGGAGCCCAGCAAGACTTTGCGCAGGTGCTACAGCTCAATCCTGACTCGGCCATGGCCTACAAACAAAAGGGCGATGCGCTACTACAAGCGGGGGATGCGACCGCCGCGATCGCCGACTATACCGAAGCGCTGTTCCTCGACCCCGCCTACGCGGAAGCTTTTAAGGCTCGGGGCGACGCTCGCCTGTCTACGGGGGATGTTTTTGGTGCGATCGACGATTACAGTCAGGCCCTTGCAGCGCAACCCAGCTACCTAGAGGCCTACTCGGCTCGCGGCTCGGCTTACCTCCAGGTGAACCAGCCCCAGGATGCCTATCAAGATCTCACTCAGGCTATTGTGAGCGCCTCCAACAGCGCCGACCCAAGGCTGTTTTACAACCGAGGGGTGGTACGCGCCCGCTTGGGGGATGATGCCGGTGCTCGCCGCGACTTTGAGCAAGCCGCCCAGCTCTTTTTACAGCAGGGAGAAGCTGCAGGCTATCGACAAACGCTCAACCAGATGAGCCAGTTGTAG
- the leuD gene encoding 3-isopropylmalate dehydratase small subunit — protein sequence MTQIEQITGTGIPLTGNDIDTDRIIPARFLKCVTFDGLGEQVFADDRAALEGRHPFDQPQYQGATILVVNRNFGCGSSREHAPQAIARWGIKAVLGESFAEIFFGNCVAIGIPCLTATAEVVGQVQAALDADPTTVVTLDLATQTVTVGAEAGAVSMPEGVRQAFLAGTWDACGQLVANADAIRATAATLPYVAW from the coding sequence GTGACGCAGATAGAACAAATTACCGGTACCGGCATTCCCCTTACAGGCAACGACATCGACACCGATCGCATCATCCCGGCTCGGTTTCTCAAGTGCGTGACCTTTGACGGGCTGGGCGAGCAGGTGTTTGCCGACGATCGCGCCGCTCTAGAAGGTCGCCATCCCTTTGACCAGCCCCAGTACCAGGGGGCGACAATTTTGGTGGTCAACCGCAACTTTGGCTGCGGCTCGTCGCGGGAGCACGCTCCCCAGGCAATCGCCCGCTGGGGTATTAAAGCTGTGCTGGGCGAGAGCTTTGCAGAAATTTTCTTTGGCAACTGCGTCGCGATCGGCATCCCTTGTCTGACGGCCACTGCCGAGGTGGTAGGTCAGGTGCAGGCCGCGCTAGACGCTGATCCTACGACGGTGGTGACGCTCGACCTGGCAACTCAAACCGTGACCGTTGGGGCCGAGGCCGGAGCTGTGTCTATGCCCGAGGGCGTGCGTCAAGCGTTCTTGGCGGGCACCTGGGATGCTTGCGGTCAGTTGGTAGCCAATGCCGACGCCATTCGAGCCACGGCGGCAACGCTGCCCTACGTAGCCTGGTAA
- a CDS encoding GvpL/GvpF family gas vesicle protein, protein MSPELTPGLIQEPIYLYSICPRPLQPLPLPLGLAAPTRLIAVDNVAAIVETGVDLETLQTDEPRLLNAVLSHDRVICELFQHTPLLPLRFGTQIASIEHLKVHLASQGADYAAKLAILGHQVEYQLKLIAQPAELPPLAEGLTGRDYFLAKKQRLQDQTAAQEQQHYELDQVLNDLHATYDNYIEAESPAGEARVYLLIDRADAESLEQRVEEWRSQTNHWTLMLSDPLPPYHFV, encoded by the coding sequence GTGTCTCCAGAGCTAACTCCAGGGCTAATTCAAGAGCCCATCTACCTCTACAGCATTTGCCCTCGCCCCTTGCAGCCTCTGCCCTTACCCCTCGGACTGGCTGCACCCACCCGGTTGATTGCCGTAGATAATGTTGCCGCCATAGTTGAAACCGGCGTTGATCTAGAGACCCTGCAGACCGACGAACCGCGGCTGCTCAACGCGGTGCTCAGCCACGATCGCGTCATCTGTGAGCTGTTTCAACACACGCCCCTGCTGCCCCTGCGGTTTGGCACTCAGATTGCTTCCATTGAGCATCTCAAAGTTCACCTGGCCAGCCAGGGCGCCGACTATGCCGCCAAGCTCGCTATCCTAGGTCACCAAGTTGAATACCAGCTCAAGCTGATCGCCCAACCCGCTGAACTGCCGCCCCTAGCTGAAGGGCTCACCGGGCGCGACTACTTTCTGGCGAAAAAGCAGCGCCTCCAGGATCAAACCGCCGCCCAAGAGCAGCAACACTATGAGCTTGACCAGGTGCTCAACGACCTTCATGCCACCTACGACAACTACATTGAGGCCGAAAGCCCCGCTGGAGAAGCGCGAGTGTATCTGCTGATCGATCGCGCCGATGCCGAGAGCCTAGAGCAGCGGGTAGAGGAGTGGCGATCGCAGACCAACCACTGGACTCTCATGCTCAGCGACCCTCTACCCCCCTACCACTTCGTCTAG
- a CDS encoding ammonium transporter, whose protein sequence is MLQQPQRALKQPLHPLSRPGGRWRYIPWVALGSLLIFCPAAFAQSATTADLKVALDTAWVLLTSFLIFFMNAGFCMLETGFCRSKNAVNLLAKNLIVFGLSTLAFWVVGFGLMFGDGNPLFGTSGFLLQGADNSPAVGDAYRGTYSALAWAGVPLNAKFFFQLAFAGTAATIVSGAVAERIKFLAFFIFSLLLVGLLYPITGHWVWGDGMLANLGFYDFAGSTVVHTVGGWAALIGAILLGPRLGRFQARPVAMPGHNLSISALGCLILWLGWFGFNPGSTMAADPLPISHIVVTTNIAGALGGLAATVTSWIYLSKPDLSMIINGVLAGLVSVTASCAYVNLGSAALIGLVGGVIVVFSVTLLDSLKIDDPVGAVSVHLVCGTWGTVALGLFSVGPGSYSWYGGDGPLAGLFMGGGIQQLLVQLLGIAAVGAFTVTFSLLCWLTLRATVGIRVSEAEEIQGLDLGEHAMEAYPEFQVGP, encoded by the coding sequence ATGTTGCAGCAACCACAACGAGCCTTGAAGCAACCTTTGCACCCGTTGAGCAGGCCAGGGGGACGGTGGCGCTATATACCCTGGGTGGCTCTAGGGAGCTTGCTGATTTTCTGTCCGGCTGCTTTTGCCCAAAGCGCTACTACGGCCGACCTCAAGGTGGCGCTAGACACAGCCTGGGTGCTGTTGACCAGCTTTTTAATCTTCTTTATGAACGCCGGGTTTTGCATGCTCGAAACCGGCTTTTGCCGCAGCAAAAACGCCGTCAACCTGTTGGCCAAAAATCTGATTGTGTTCGGTCTTTCAACCCTGGCCTTTTGGGTGGTCGGCTTTGGACTCATGTTTGGTGACGGCAACCCTCTATTTGGCACGTCTGGTTTTTTGCTGCAAGGAGCCGACAACAGCCCCGCTGTTGGCGATGCCTACCGAGGCACCTATAGTGCCTTGGCCTGGGCTGGGGTACCGCTAAATGCCAAATTTTTCTTTCAGCTAGCCTTTGCGGGTACAGCGGCCACTATTGTGTCTGGGGCCGTGGCGGAGCGCATCAAATTCTTAGCCTTCTTTATTTTTAGCCTGCTGCTGGTGGGGTTGTTGTACCCAATCACCGGCCACTGGGTGTGGGGCGACGGCATGCTCGCTAATTTGGGCTTTTACGATTTTGCCGGCTCTACCGTGGTGCACACAGTTGGTGGCTGGGCCGCGCTGATTGGAGCTATTTTGCTGGGGCCACGGCTGGGGCGCTTTCAGGCTCGTCCGGTTGCCATGCCGGGGCACAATCTGAGCATTTCTGCTCTGGGTTGCCTGATTTTGTGGCTGGGTTGGTTTGGCTTCAACCCCGGCTCCACCATGGCTGCCGACCCCTTACCCATCAGCCATATTGTCGTGACCACCAACATCGCTGGTGCCCTGGGGGGATTAGCTGCTACCGTCACCTCGTGGATTTACCTCAGCAAGCCCGACCTATCAATGATCATCAATGGGGTGCTGGCGGGTCTAGTGTCTGTTACCGCCTCCTGCGCCTACGTTAACCTGGGCAGTGCAGCACTCATTGGTCTGGTGGGAGGGGTGATTGTTGTCTTTTCAGTGACATTGCTGGACAGCTTGAAAATTGATGACCCAGTAGGCGCTGTGTCGGTGCATCTAGTCTGTGGCACGTGGGGTACCGTTGCGCTGGGGCTGTTTAGCGTTGGCCCTGGTAGCTACTCTTGGTATGGCGGTGATGGGCCCTTAGCCGGCTTGTTTATGGGAGGCGGCATTCAGCAATTGCTGGTGCAGCTGTTGGGGATTGCGGCGGTGGGGGCGTTTACCGTCACGTTTAGCCTCCTGTGTTGGCTGACGTTGCGGGCCACTGTGGGCATTCGCGTATCTGAAGCCGAGGAAATTCAAGGCCTTGATCTGGGCGAGCACGCGATGGAGGCCTATCCAGAGTTTCAGGTCGGGCCGTAA
- a CDS encoding Uma2 family endonuclease produces MVATKLSLADFFSLETDSDSLCEFVDGEVIEMPPESPRNVLISLFLLQRFLQIVPFHWLRRMDTEVVVSGRVRIPDLLVLGVDLAALLEDTGRSTITEDMPAPLLVVEVVSPGKANEDRDYRYKRSEYAVRGIPEYWIVDPAKAKVTVLTLVDGLYEAQVLQGEAILQSPQFPELSLALAKVLSPTG; encoded by the coding sequence ATGGTTGCCACTAAGCTCTCTCTGGCCGATTTCTTCAGTCTGGAAACAGACTCAGATTCTCTCTGTGAGTTTGTGGATGGGGAAGTGATTGAGATGCCACCAGAGAGTCCGCGAAATGTGCTGATCTCGTTGTTTTTATTACAACGGTTTTTGCAAATCGTGCCCTTCCACTGGTTGCGCCGCATGGATACCGAAGTCGTGGTATCCGGACGAGTGCGGATTCCGGATTTGCTGGTGTTGGGCGTAGACTTGGCGGCGCTGTTAGAAGACACGGGCCGCAGCACCATCACTGAAGACATGCCTGCCCCTTTGCTGGTGGTTGAGGTAGTTTCGCCGGGCAAAGCCAATGAAGACCGCGACTACCGCTACAAGCGATCGGAGTATGCGGTCCGAGGCATTCCAGAATACTGGATTGTAGACCCAGCGAAGGCAAAGGTGACTGTACTCACTCTAGTAGACGGGTTGTATGAAGCTCAGGTGCTACAGGGAGAGGCCATTTTACAGTCACCCCAGTTTCCAGAGCTGAGTTTAGCCCTGGCTAAGGTGCTGTCGCCCACAGGCTGA